From one Opitutaceae bacterium genomic stretch:
- a CDS encoding glycosyl hydrolase family 28 protein, with amino-acid sequence MRLVTPFLLASLAASGLAFAGPVPGLKTSETYQVTANGKAVWTEHLRSTLDIPAMPDWFTKGPHVAVPQDIHITDFEATGPVDIVVELPAPAGKVVLKPLSRGITPTIEGNRFSFQLPGPDKVYIEVEGHAPLALFANKPFPMPGSTPATFAFGPGTHEVGYLTLKDNDSVYLAPGAVVYGGIRASGAKNLRVYGGGILDGGNRFESMVKLEDCENIQFEGITTRNGIGWTNTLIRCRNVSYRGVKVISFGPAGDGIDPLNSSNVEISDSFFRCTDDCIAIKAPDYTVASSNIRIHDNTMVGFAYADGVTIGFELNAPSISNIEVWNCDVILARGGSMVQGHSGFSIICDGPARVHDILFRDIRVEQVEFKLFELQCTYGKHYGDDPPGNIENVTIRNVSWAHEAPIVLQGFSPENRVRQVRFENCTVAGKPLAQMKHLIRKNEFVEGVVISE; translated from the coding sequence ATGCGCCTTGTCACTCCCTTCCTCCTCGCATCGCTCGCAGCCTCCGGCTTAGCTTTCGCTGGTCCGGTCCCCGGACTCAAGACGAGCGAAACCTATCAAGTCACGGCCAACGGCAAGGCGGTTTGGACAGAACACCTTCGGAGCACGTTGGACATTCCCGCAATGCCGGACTGGTTCACCAAAGGACCCCATGTTGCCGTCCCGCAGGATATCCACATCACCGACTTTGAGGCAACTGGCCCCGTGGATATCGTCGTCGAACTACCGGCACCTGCAGGCAAGGTCGTGCTGAAGCCGCTGAGTCGTGGAATCACCCCGACGATCGAGGGCAATCGCTTCTCGTTCCAACTGCCGGGGCCGGACAAAGTCTACATCGAGGTGGAAGGACATGCGCCCCTTGCTCTTTTCGCGAACAAGCCGTTTCCCATGCCGGGCAGCACCCCCGCCACGTTCGCCTTCGGCCCCGGCACCCATGAGGTGGGTTACCTGACCCTGAAGGACAACGACAGCGTGTACCTGGCGCCTGGAGCAGTCGTTTATGGCGGCATTCGCGCAAGCGGAGCAAAAAACCTCCGGGTCTATGGCGGCGGCATTCTCGATGGTGGCAACCGCTTCGAAAGCATGGTGAAGCTTGAAGACTGCGAAAATATCCAGTTCGAGGGGATTACCACGCGCAACGGTATTGGCTGGACGAATACACTTATCCGCTGCCGCAATGTCTCCTATCGCGGGGTGAAGGTCATCAGCTTCGGTCCTGCCGGCGACGGCATTGATCCGCTCAACAGCAGCAACGTGGAGATATCCGACAGCTTCTTCCGCTGCACCGATGACTGCATCGCGATCAAGGCACCCGATTACACCGTGGCCAGTTCCAATATCCGCATTCACGACAATACCATGGTCGGCTTCGCCTATGCGGACGGTGTGACCATCGGCTTCGAACTCAACGCACCGTCGATCAGCAACATCGAGGTATGGAACTGCGATGTGATCCTCGCCAGAGGCGGCAGCATGGTCCAAGGCCACAGCGGGTTCAGCATCATCTGCGACGGTCCCGCGCGAGTTCATGACATTCTCTTCCGCGACATCCGGGTGGAGCAGGTCGAATTCAAGCTGTTTGAACTTCAGTGCACCTACGGGAAGCACTACGGGGACGATCCCCCGGGCAATATCGAAAACGTCACCATTCGAAATGTATCGTGGGCTCACGAAGCACCGATCGTCCTCCAAGGCTTCAGCCCCGAGAACCGCGTCAGACAAGTCCGCTTCGAGAACTGCACGGTTGCCGGCAAGCCGCTGGCGCAGATGAAGCACCTGATAAGGAAGAATGAGTTCGTCGAAGGCGTGGTGATTAGCGAGTAG
- a CDS encoding Rne/Rng family ribonuclease, with protein sequence MSVPSTPPPSNSGVPPQDAANRFDEELTNPPPASEADPVDAAELKAGAKERAKDRPFLQKIIGMFKKEKTSFRELIINSEPLEKRVALLVDGVLEKFEIERESDNRMVGGIYKGRIKNLDAGLKAAFVDIGYSKNAFLHYWDMLPAAADSSVEVVRVNKRKDSLPRPSEPTVKDIPNLYPPGSEIVIQVTKGPIGTKGPRTTTNLAIPGRYLVLMPYSDQCGISRKIEDPKERGRLKQMLQELTIPEGMGVIVRTAGEGKKTRYFIRDLHLLLKTWARIQERLKSERSPACLYQEPDLVERTVRDFLTEEVDRVLLDNEEDYNRTLALVGQISKRSKSKIARYKDNIPIFERFNIERQIEQTFQRKVPLPSGGEIVIDETEALIAIDVNTGSHKSRAGDEKNTIYAVNLEAAAEIARQIRLRNLGGLIIMDFIDMKERRHRNAVYEKMVAAMSEDKAKNHILPISQLGIMQMTRQRQQESLSSNLYTDCPYCRGRGIVKSATTMSVELQRKLSSVVRRLQARNDGKEYSLRVLVHPSILERLRSEDAELLVRMEKLFGVKLAFRADLNYHVENFKIVNAITNEEYR encoded by the coding sequence ATGAGCGTACCGTCAACACCACCGCCCTCCAACTCCGGCGTCCCACCCCAGGATGCTGCCAACCGCTTCGATGAGGAGCTCACCAACCCACCTCCCGCTTCCGAGGCCGATCCAGTCGACGCTGCCGAACTAAAGGCAGGCGCGAAGGAAAGGGCCAAGGACCGGCCCTTCCTCCAGAAGATCATTGGCATGTTCAAGAAGGAGAAGACCTCCTTTCGCGAGCTCATCATCAATTCCGAGCCGCTCGAGAAGCGGGTCGCCCTCCTCGTCGACGGCGTCCTCGAGAAATTCGAGATCGAGCGCGAATCCGACAACCGGATGGTTGGCGGCATCTACAAGGGGCGTATCAAGAATTTGGATGCAGGCTTGAAGGCCGCCTTCGTCGATATCGGCTACAGCAAGAACGCGTTCCTCCACTACTGGGACATGCTTCCGGCCGCCGCCGACTCCTCCGTTGAGGTGGTCCGCGTCAACAAGCGGAAGGATTCCCTTCCCCGCCCGAGCGAGCCGACGGTGAAGGACATCCCGAACCTGTATCCCCCGGGTTCCGAGATCGTGATTCAGGTCACGAAGGGCCCGATCGGCACCAAAGGCCCCCGCACCACCACCAACCTCGCGATCCCGGGTCGCTACCTCGTGCTCATGCCCTACTCCGATCAGTGCGGCATCTCGCGAAAGATCGAAGACCCGAAGGAACGCGGCCGCCTGAAGCAGATGCTGCAGGAGCTCACCATCCCCGAAGGCATGGGCGTGATTGTCCGCACGGCCGGCGAAGGAAAGAAGACCCGCTATTTCATCCGCGACCTGCATCTCCTGCTCAAGACCTGGGCTCGCATCCAGGAACGGCTGAAGAGCGAGCGCTCGCCCGCGTGCCTCTATCAGGAACCCGATCTCGTCGAACGCACCGTGCGCGATTTTCTCACTGAAGAGGTGGATCGTGTGCTCCTCGACAACGAAGAAGACTACAATCGCACGCTTGCCCTTGTCGGGCAGATTTCGAAACGGTCGAAATCCAAGATCGCCCGCTACAAGGACAACATTCCGATCTTCGAGCGCTTCAACATTGAGCGCCAGATTGAGCAAACCTTCCAGCGCAAGGTGCCACTCCCGTCCGGCGGCGAGATCGTGATCGACGAAACCGAGGCCCTCATCGCCATCGACGTAAACACCGGCTCCCACAAGTCGCGGGCAGGTGACGAGAAGAACACCATCTACGCGGTCAACCTTGAAGCAGCCGCGGAAATCGCGCGCCAGATCCGACTGCGAAATCTCGGTGGCCTGATCATCATGGACTTCATCGACATGAAGGAGAGGCGCCACCGCAACGCCGTCTACGAGAAGATGGTCGCGGCCATGTCGGAGGACAAAGCCAAGAATCACATCCTCCCGATCTCCCAGCTGGGCATCATGCAGATGACGCGCCAGCGCCAGCAGGAATCGCTCTCGTCGAATCTTTACACCGACTGCCCCTATTGCCGCGGCCGCGGCATCGTGAAGTCGGCAACGACGATGTCGGTTGAGCTGCAACGCAAGCTCTCCTCTGTCGTGCGACGCCTGCAGGCTCGCAACGACGGAAAGGAATACTCCCTGCGCGTGCTCGTGCACCCAAGCATCCTCGAGCGGCTTCGCTCGGAAGATGCCGAGTTGCTTGTCCGCATGGAGAAGCTGTTTGGCGTGAAACTCGCGTTCCGCGCCGACCTGAACTACCACGTGGAGAACTTCAAGATCGTGAATGCCATCACGAACGAGGAGTACAGGTGA
- the rodA gene encoding rod shape-determining protein RodA — protein MRSPMEWLAVFKTTTRERYDWITPLAMLVLATIGVMFIYSAQLERHGNAWMYQIAYLIIGAVLYIAVSLIDYRFWFTIVHWIYLVCLIPLVLVLIPGIGDRQYGAQRWLDFGITKFQPSETAKIAVLLMAASILTRSRVGSISQSLGTLGKLALAAGVPIVLILLQPDLKSAIVLPPMVFSMLYVSRLSTRFFAGALAAFAAIVSVVAWDSYSYVKFMEEHNYSFMNDKGKYQDQTWVPLHDYQRNRIISFVAPDKIDPTGIGWNQRQSLISVGSGGLTGKGWTQGTQAQLGYLPPAVSHNDFIFPVIAEEVGFLGSLTVILLFGLVMFNSIRVAGLARDRLGTLIAIGVTVLFAVHVFVNIAMSIGLVPITGIPLPFISYGGSFVLSCCLLQGLVQSVYRFRRDF, from the coding sequence ATGCGCAGCCCGATGGAATGGCTCGCCGTCTTCAAGACGACGACGCGGGAGCGCTATGACTGGATCACTCCGCTTGCCATGCTCGTCCTGGCGACGATTGGTGTCATGTTCATCTACAGCGCCCAACTGGAACGCCACGGTAACGCCTGGATGTACCAAATCGCTTATCTCATTATTGGCGCGGTGCTTTACATTGCTGTCTCACTGATTGACTACCGGTTCTGGTTTACGATTGTGCACTGGATCTACCTCGTGTGCCTCATCCCATTGGTGCTGGTGCTCATACCTGGGATTGGCGACCGGCAATACGGGGCGCAACGCTGGCTCGATTTTGGCATCACCAAGTTCCAGCCATCAGAGACAGCGAAGATCGCCGTTCTGCTCATGGCGGCGAGCATCCTGACCCGGTCCCGGGTGGGCAGTATCAGTCAGTCCTTGGGCACGTTGGGTAAATTGGCTCTTGCCGCTGGAGTGCCCATTGTGTTGATCCTTCTGCAGCCCGACCTCAAGTCGGCCATTGTGCTGCCCCCGATGGTCTTTTCGATGCTTTACGTCTCCCGGCTCTCCACGCGTTTTTTTGCAGGAGCACTGGCGGCGTTTGCAGCGATCGTCAGCGTCGTCGCATGGGATAGTTACAGCTACGTAAAGTTTATGGAGGAGCACAACTACTCCTTCATGAACGACAAGGGTAAGTACCAGGATCAAACCTGGGTTCCCCTGCACGACTACCAGCGCAATCGCATCATCAGTTTCGTCGCCCCGGATAAGATCGACCCCACTGGAATCGGGTGGAATCAACGGCAATCGTTGATTTCAGTTGGCTCCGGAGGGCTCACCGGCAAGGGCTGGACGCAGGGCACCCAGGCCCAGCTCGGCTACTTGCCTCCGGCAGTGTCACACAACGATTTCATCTTCCCGGTTATCGCCGAGGAAGTTGGTTTTTTGGGAAGCCTAACGGTTATCCTCCTGTTTGGTCTTGTCATGTTCAACAGCATCCGGGTGGCCGGTCTCGCAAGAGACCGCCTCGGCACGTTGATCGCCATCGGCGTCACCGTGCTCTTCGCCGTGCATGTCTTCGTCAACATCGCCATGTCCATCGGGTTGGTGCCCATCACGGGCATACCACTTCCCTTCATCAGCTACGGCGGCTCGTTCGTGCTCAGTTGCTGCTTGCTGCAAGGACTGGTCCAAAGCGTCTATCGTTTCCGGAGGGACTTCTAA
- a CDS encoding O-antigen ligase family protein translates to MTPTRDKLLVIGGGVLAILCGFALANDAWLWPALAFSAGLVAVFLRFAPWPFLPAILLALVLGYFVGNRGFAQLSLSGTLPLFAAEAVLAQGGVVWVWQRAKAGGLDWELRGSHLAVLLWLAYGTARLFPEVRTYGILALRDYAMVYYGGFYFLAWSASRQVDFAPLLLRTIRIGSLILIPLFWLFSFFPEQFVEGLTFRGSPVFFYKADIAGTFLSLGAICWFLHARKLKYSWLGWLVSLGCVGTMLSTHNRASMLGLATGIALLALRGRTEIVKGAMVTAFAGAVALSLWVESGQRRWSQTPVPAILEAIVSIADFEGDRRYQAEVVENKGDNNRFRAVWWRSVIEETLRENPLLGVGYGYDLATPFLRVYYPDSNDDFTARSPHSIFITIFGRLGFLGLALFIAVAASLALKTWQLLGRDDYRETSLPGVCALMILASACFGVVLEGPMGAVVFWICFGSVPSEAARQSR, encoded by the coding sequence ATGACGCCGACGAGGGACAAGCTCCTTGTGATTGGCGGCGGGGTGCTCGCGATCCTGTGTGGGTTTGCACTGGCAAATGATGCATGGCTCTGGCCCGCGCTGGCATTTTCCGCGGGCCTCGTCGCGGTCTTCCTCCGTTTTGCACCCTGGCCATTCCTGCCGGCAATATTGCTCGCGCTGGTTCTTGGATATTTTGTCGGCAATCGCGGTTTCGCACAGCTCTCCCTGAGCGGCACGCTTCCCTTGTTCGCCGCCGAGGCGGTGCTTGCCCAGGGAGGTGTCGTCTGGGTGTGGCAGCGAGCGAAGGCGGGAGGCTTGGATTGGGAGCTGCGCGGTTCCCATCTCGCGGTGCTCCTCTGGCTGGCGTACGGGACGGCAAGGCTGTTTCCGGAGGTACGGACCTATGGGATTCTCGCGCTTCGCGACTACGCGATGGTGTACTATGGCGGCTTCTATTTCCTGGCATGGAGTGCCAGTCGACAGGTGGACTTCGCGCCGCTTCTTCTGCGGACCATCCGTATCGGGAGCCTCATTCTTATTCCGCTGTTCTGGCTCTTCAGTTTTTTCCCGGAGCAATTTGTGGAAGGCCTCACCTTTCGCGGTTCCCCTGTATTCTTTTACAAGGCAGACATTGCCGGAACCTTCCTTTCACTCGGTGCAATCTGCTGGTTTCTCCACGCCCGAAAGCTAAAATACTCCTGGTTGGGCTGGCTGGTGAGCCTCGGCTGCGTTGGCACAATGCTTTCCACCCACAACCGCGCCTCGATGCTGGGGCTCGCGACTGGAATTGCGCTACTCGCGTTGCGCGGACGAACCGAGATCGTGAAGGGAGCCATGGTGACGGCGTTTGCGGGCGCAGTTGCTTTGAGCTTGTGGGTCGAGTCCGGCCAACGCCGCTGGTCGCAGACTCCAGTTCCTGCCATTCTGGAAGCAATTGTATCCATCGCGGATTTCGAGGGAGACCGTCGCTACCAGGCGGAAGTAGTCGAAAACAAGGGTGACAACAACCGCTTTCGTGCCGTTTGGTGGCGCAGCGTGATCGAGGAGACCCTGCGCGAGAATCCGCTCCTCGGCGTCGGCTATGGCTACGATCTGGCCACGCCTTTTCTGCGGGTGTACTACCCGGACTCGAACGACGATTTCACCGCCCGGAGCCCGCACTCCATTTTCATCACCATCTTTGGACGCCTCGGCTTCCTGGGCCTCGCGCTCTTCATCGCCGTCGCCGCCTCGCTTGCGCTGAAAACGTGGCAGCTGCTCGGACGAGACGACTACCGCGAAACTTCCCTACCCGGCGTATGCGCACTCATGATTTTAGCAAGCGCATGCTTCGGCGTGGTCTTGGAAGGCCCGATGGGAGCGGTGGTATTTTGGATCTGCTTTGGGAGTGTGCCGTCTGAAGCGGCAAGGCAGAGCCGCTAG
- a CDS encoding glycosyltransferase family 4 protein has product MIADGLRLDFAFGFHAIRGSARTPFAQRFLQQLKDRQMLCTRGPQVGMRHGGLLIGALSLIRAVSRHRPNLLHLHSEIPEAALAFGRMLSPTLRRTPTLRTIHNSSIWFFAPGLGRFCERRIRDCPCIAVSRAALEAVAAQRSAAGIPEGTASLSVVYNAVNVAEKTIPKGPNAALRMVYGGRFEPQKGVDLIPDIVRSIDLPAGMRVHLDLFGSGSLLAQLKALENAPPVGWTVRVHSPVPHLASRLCDYDVALAPSRFEGLPLFPLEALLTGLAVISTDAPGSREIFLDDYPLRAKAGDPVDFARKLQLFLGAPEFFFDSMREAKAEAEARFNRETMLEGYRSAYTNLLRGLPEARPA; this is encoded by the coding sequence ATGATCGCTGACGGCCTGCGACTGGACTTCGCGTTCGGATTTCACGCTATCCGCGGAAGCGCTAGAACCCCGTTTGCCCAGCGGTTCCTTCAACAACTGAAGGATCGCCAGATGTTGTGCACCCGCGGGCCTCAAGTGGGCATGAGACACGGAGGGCTTCTGATCGGCGCGCTCAGCCTGATCCGGGCAGTGAGTCGACATAGACCGAACCTCCTCCACCTCCACTCTGAGATTCCCGAGGCTGCCCTGGCTTTTGGCCGCATGCTTTCGCCCACGCTGCGCAGGACACCCACACTGCGAACCATTCATAATTCCTCGATCTGGTTCTTTGCACCGGGACTCGGCCGCTTCTGTGAACGACGCATCCGAGACTGCCCCTGCATCGCCGTCTCCCGCGCCGCACTCGAGGCGGTCGCCGCCCAGCGGTCGGCAGCCGGCATTCCTGAAGGTACGGCTTCGCTGTCCGTGGTCTACAACGCCGTGAACGTCGCTGAGAAGACGATTCCGAAGGGACCCAACGCGGCTTTGCGGATGGTTTATGGCGGGCGTTTTGAGCCGCAAAAAGGGGTTGATTTGATCCCGGATATAGTGAGGTCGATCGACTTGCCCGCAGGGATGCGCGTGCATTTGGACCTGTTCGGGAGCGGCTCCCTTCTTGCCCAACTCAAGGCTCTGGAAAATGCCCCCCCCGTGGGATGGACCGTCCGCGTTCACTCGCCAGTGCCACACCTCGCAAGCCGCCTCTGCGACTATGATGTCGCGCTCGCTCCCTCGCGGTTCGAGGGATTGCCGCTGTTCCCGCTCGAAGCCCTCCTGACCGGGCTGGCCGTCATCTCTACGGATGCTCCCGGCTCAAGGGAGATCTTCCTGGATGACTACCCCTTGCGCGCAAAGGCGGGCGACCCCGTCGACTTCGCTCGCAAACTCCAACTCTTCCTCGGCGCACCGGAGTTCTTTTTCGATTCAATGCGGGAGGCCAAGGCGGAGGCAGAAGCGCGCTTCAATCGGGAAACAATGCTGGAAGGCTACCGCTCGGCCTATACAAACCTGTTGCGTGGGCTTCCCGAAGCCCGTCCTGCATGA
- a CDS encoding glycosyltransferase family 4 protein, giving the protein MTLLVLAQTPPPLHGQSLMVQTLVDNWARFAGPHRLLHVNLALSRDTADIGRLQWGKLGSLKAARSTALSALRDAPGAVLYYVPAPGKLSAVVRDLLLLPALRRTGVPLVLHWHAGGLAAWTRRFPILRPALNRALGRASLSIVPSSCVRLDADTFAPSAVAVIPNGIADPFPSGQPPTGDKGPCRILFLGACTKEKGILDLASAFSQWATRKPGRYELLVAGAFDSARTEAEFDLRIRPVSRSVRRLGVVKDDTKAAALASADVVCLPTHYPHEVQPLVAIEALAADKKVVATQWRGLPELLAGTVHTLADPSNIESLAAALEEVCRQAPPGGMNRQCFLSRFTLELHLKEMSAALVPLLESAAQASRR; this is encoded by the coding sequence ATGACGTTGTTGGTCCTCGCCCAGACGCCCCCACCCCTCCACGGGCAGAGCCTCATGGTCCAAACCTTGGTTGACAACTGGGCGCGCTTCGCCGGCCCGCACCGACTGCTGCACGTCAACCTTGCCTTGTCGCGGGATACAGCCGACATCGGGCGCCTGCAGTGGGGAAAGCTCGGCTCCTTGAAGGCCGCCAGGAGTACCGCCCTCAGCGCCCTTCGCGACGCCCCGGGCGCCGTGCTTTATTATGTGCCGGCGCCGGGAAAGCTATCCGCCGTCGTCCGCGATTTGCTTCTCCTCCCAGCCCTGCGACGGACGGGCGTCCCACTCGTGCTGCATTGGCATGCCGGGGGGCTGGCCGCCTGGACGCGCCGCTTTCCCATTCTGCGCCCGGCACTGAACCGCGCCTTGGGCCGTGCGAGCTTGTCAATCGTACCGAGCTCCTGCGTCAGGTTAGATGCCGATACATTCGCCCCGTCGGCAGTTGCCGTCATCCCCAACGGCATTGCCGACCCGTTTCCAAGCGGTCAGCCGCCGACTGGTGACAAAGGGCCTTGCCGTATCCTCTTTCTTGGGGCGTGTACGAAAGAAAAGGGGATCCTCGACCTCGCCTCCGCGTTTTCGCAGTGGGCGACCCGTAAGCCCGGACGCTACGAACTACTCGTAGCTGGCGCCTTCGACAGCGCCCGCACGGAAGCTGAATTCGATCTGCGGATACGGCCAGTGTCGCGATCCGTGCGTCGTCTCGGTGTGGTGAAAGACGACACGAAGGCCGCAGCTCTCGCCTCCGCGGACGTGGTGTGCCTCCCCACCCACTACCCGCACGAAGTCCAGCCGCTCGTCGCCATCGAAGCCCTTGCTGCTGACAAGAAGGTGGTGGCCACCCAGTGGCGGGGCCTGCCCGAGCTCCTCGCCGGGACGGTCCACACGCTGGCGGATCCTTCGAATATCGAGAGCCTGGCCGCCGCGCTTGAAGAGGTTTGCAGGCAGGCTCCGCCGGGGGGTATGAATCGGCAGTGTTTCCTCAGCCGATTCACGCTCGAGTTGCACCTGAAGGAAATGAGTGCAGCCCTTGTTCCGCTACTTGAGTCCGCCGCACAAGCCAGTCGCCGATGA
- a CDS encoding exosortase/archaeosortase family protein, which yields MPLTERPIRLSPRLGSAALLAIAGFCVFHFAGNATRGYLDTPSLFIWAGAQWFSPLDDMAHGPLVVLASVWLVARAFRVTSRGEFTRGEFARASWWFAGSLLLHWLGHSVQMPRLSFLALLLFLLGMLEWTGGSAVRRRAVPGVLLLLLALSWSFVDTWGLTLRLRLAVTSAVHAILNLVGSGVARQGTLLLPAGGGEPLEVAAACAGMRSTAAMLTLAVVLGEWLGLPWLKRVLVVAGALAIVWLGNVIRVLGLVGLALAGGWASKPWLHTGWGLLVFIGEAACVFWFGNALLSVGKGQANVGGQEERAEAWKKGQATFPARWMVLAASGWALAIGGATVALARAKPLADSTTPPPPLPYFLGSRWSSVDAPLNAVERTVMPAGTKWDRRIYFDRTAPSVQALVTVVWAQGDRTSIHRPELCLSGMGWQVTGRRVLGSGEGIEATELTLSRADGAALGGTMIYWFSGEDRVRSTYSGMLWTWVADGLSGGKRTKWAYYAVQTLAAPETREGDGIGREVAKAVCELHGTTGEYKPENPGAEPIEEGLKF from the coding sequence GTGCCGCTGACCGAGCGTCCAATTCGACTGTCGCCCCGACTGGGCAGTGCCGCGCTTCTGGCGATTGCAGGTTTTTGCGTCTTCCACTTCGCTGGCAACGCCACGCGTGGGTACCTCGATACGCCGTCGCTGTTCATCTGGGCAGGGGCGCAATGGTTCTCGCCGCTTGATGATATGGCTCACGGCCCACTCGTTGTCCTGGCTTCGGTGTGGCTGGTGGCGAGGGCGTTCCGGGTCACCTCACGGGGAGAGTTCACCCGAGGGGAGTTCGCGAGGGCCTCCTGGTGGTTCGCTGGTTCGCTCCTCCTGCATTGGCTCGGCCACTCGGTTCAGATGCCGCGGCTTTCCTTTTTGGCGCTCCTGCTGTTTCTCCTTGGCATGCTGGAGTGGACCGGCGGGAGCGCGGTTCGACGCCGGGCGGTTCCCGGGGTTCTGCTCCTGCTCCTGGCGCTTTCCTGGTCATTTGTTGATACTTGGGGCCTCACCCTTCGGCTCCGGTTGGCAGTCACGAGTGCGGTTCATGCCATCCTCAACTTGGTGGGGAGTGGCGTCGCTCGGCAAGGCACGCTCCTCCTTCCGGCAGGAGGTGGTGAACCGCTTGAGGTGGCTGCCGCCTGCGCGGGCATGCGGTCAACCGCGGCGATGCTGACCCTCGCGGTCGTATTGGGCGAGTGGTTGGGCCTGCCCTGGCTCAAGCGCGTGCTCGTCGTGGCTGGCGCCCTTGCAATCGTGTGGCTTGGGAACGTGATCCGAGTTCTCGGACTTGTCGGCCTGGCGCTGGCCGGTGGATGGGCTTCCAAGCCGTGGCTTCATACCGGGTGGGGCCTCCTGGTATTCATCGGCGAGGCTGCGTGCGTCTTTTGGTTCGGTAACGCCCTGCTTTCGGTCGGGAAGGGACAGGCCAATGTCGGTGGCCAAGAGGAACGAGCTGAGGCCTGGAAAAAGGGACAGGCCACTTTTCCGGCGCGCTGGATGGTGCTTGCAGCGAGTGGCTGGGCATTGGCGATTGGGGGTGCGACCGTGGCGCTGGCGCGCGCCAAGCCGCTGGCGGATTCCACAACCCCGCCTCCGCCCCTCCCTTACTTTTTGGGCAGTCGGTGGTCGAGTGTGGACGCCCCGCTCAATGCAGTTGAACGGACGGTCATGCCGGCGGGGACAAAATGGGACCGGCGCATCTATTTCGACCGTACTGCGCCTTCGGTGCAGGCCCTGGTGACGGTGGTCTGGGCTCAAGGGGACCGCACGTCAATTCACAGACCGGAGTTGTGTCTGTCAGGGATGGGGTGGCAGGTGACCGGGAGGCGGGTCTTGGGCTCAGGGGAGGGAATCGAGGCGACCGAGCTCACCCTCTCGCGCGCGGACGGAGCGGCGTTGGGAGGCACCATGATTTATTGGTTTTCCGGGGAGGACCGGGTACGGTCAACCTATTCCGGGATGCTTTGGACCTGGGTCGCCGATGGGCTGTCAGGAGGAAAACGAACCAAATGGGCCTATTATGCAGTTCAGACCTTGGCGGCGCCCGAAACGCGTGAGGGCGATGGTATCGGCCGTGAGGTTGCCAAAGCCGTTTGCGAACTCCACGGGACAACCGGGGAATATAAGCCGGAGAATCCGGGGGCTGAGCCGATAGAAGAAGGGTTGAAATTCTGA